In one window of Cellulophaga sp. HaHa_2_95 DNA:
- a CDS encoding TonB-dependent receptor produces MRNVLFTLLLLPLLSLGQRTTISGVVTDGSDVLPGVNILEKGTTNGVTTDFNGNFQISVASGAVLNFSYIGFRNQEVNTTDKTVLSIAMEEDAKALDEVVVQGFTGVVGRARKRTESIQSIPESVTALNSEGIEKNGINNVTNFAKLVPNLKLNSSQAAGINFLTIRGIPQIRNADAPVAFVIDGVTIPDPSLLNQELFDLALIEVVKGPQGALYGKNAIGGAINIYSKEPVNTNKNNLTLGYGNANALLTQFVSSGAIKKDKVFYRLSTQFKNFDGLLTNEYNNEKVDFSREFNVRGQIIARIADNFKASATLQFIDVSGGAAYYSVNPTGNIFVDGAPGGALSPNPEDGNNVINHDEPGKSDINNAFGSLSLEYTPGKVKMQSITSYNYVDRSLSGDLDFIPFDDFTQGETAETKTFNQELRFNNIASEGKINWSAGGFYQDIEKPFFQDGLNRDFDLNQLFYGIAADVINTTKTYALFGFIDYKLTDNLTASAGFRYDNDTFEQEDHLSGDTFERSNNIIQPKASISYQATENVLVYTNYGRGYRTGGFNPAVTDRFNRDYEDELTDNFELGFKSSMWNNRFILNGSAFYTDFSNQQQYIFDLDTFYPGNYNYDKSRIIGFEFDAKLRLSKFLDLLANYGFVDSEITEGGTTGGVDGTATDLNAFNGKKTPFVPQNNFNIGLESSFALTEKLNFDGSINLNSTGKTYWDENNSDAFTTNAYQLLDARASISFDNLKFTIWGNNILDKQYYTEYVPGSLFGGFDDFGWRGRPATYGASISINF; encoded by the coding sequence ATGAGAAATGTACTATTTACCCTATTATTACTACCCCTATTAAGCTTGGGGCAACGTACAACGATAAGTGGCGTTGTAACAGACGGCAGTGATGTCTTGCCAGGCGTTAATATTTTAGAAAAAGGAACCACCAATGGGGTGACTACCGACTTTAATGGAAATTTTCAAATTTCTGTAGCTTCGGGAGCTGTATTAAACTTCTCTTATATCGGTTTTAGAAATCAAGAAGTAAATACTACAGACAAAACGGTTCTTAGTATTGCCATGGAAGAAGATGCAAAAGCATTGGATGAGGTTGTTGTCCAAGGGTTTACAGGCGTTGTTGGTAGGGCTCGGAAACGTACAGAATCCATACAGTCTATCCCAGAATCTGTAACCGCTTTAAACAGTGAGGGCATTGAGAAAAATGGCATAAATAATGTTACCAATTTTGCAAAATTAGTACCGAACCTAAAATTAAACAGTTCACAAGCTGCAGGGATTAATTTTTTAACCATAAGAGGTATTCCTCAAATACGAAATGCAGATGCGCCTGTGGCTTTTGTTATAGATGGTGTCACCATTCCAGATCCAAGTTTATTAAATCAAGAATTGTTTGATTTGGCTTTGATAGAAGTAGTAAAAGGTCCTCAAGGGGCACTCTATGGTAAAAATGCCATTGGAGGAGCTATTAACATTTACTCTAAAGAACCTGTAAATACGAACAAAAACAATTTGACCTTAGGCTATGGAAACGCAAATGCTTTATTAACCCAATTTGTTTCTTCCGGGGCTATCAAAAAAGATAAAGTATTTTACCGCTTATCTACACAATTTAAAAATTTTGACGGTTTGTTAACCAATGAATATAACAATGAAAAAGTAGATTTCTCTAGAGAATTCAATGTTCGTGGTCAGATTATCGCTAGAATTGCAGACAATTTTAAAGCCAGTGCTACACTACAATTTATTGATGTAAGTGGCGGTGCCGCATACTATTCCGTAAATCCTACAGGAAATATCTTTGTAGATGGCGCTCCTGGAGGAGCACTTTCTCCAAACCCAGAAGACGGCAATAATGTTATCAACCATGATGAACCTGGAAAATCAGATATCAACAATGCTTTTGGAAGTCTTTCTTTAGAATATACTCCGGGCAAAGTTAAAATGCAAAGTATTACTTCCTACAACTATGTTGATCGTTCTTTGAGTGGTGATTTGGACTTTATTCCTTTTGATGATTTCACACAAGGAGAGACCGCTGAAACCAAAACTTTTAATCAAGAACTACGCTTTAATAACATCGCTTCTGAAGGAAAAATTAATTGGAGTGCTGGTGGCTTTTATCAAGATATTGAAAAGCCATTTTTTCAAGACGGACTAAATAGAGATTTTGACTTAAATCAGTTATTTTACGGAATAGCCGCAGATGTTATCAACACTACAAAGACCTATGCCCTATTTGGTTTCATAGATTATAAATTAACGGACAATCTTACGGCTTCGGCAGGCTTCCGATACGATAATGATACTTTCGAACAAGAAGATCATTTATCTGGTGATACTTTTGAGCGTTCTAATAATATCATACAACCTAAAGCTTCTATATCGTACCAAGCTACCGAGAATGTTTTGGTCTATACTAATTACGGAAGAGGATACCGAACAGGTGGATTTAACCCTGCAGTGACCGATCGTTTTAACAGAGATTATGAAGATGAATTGACGGATAATTTTGAACTAGGTTTCAAATCTTCTATGTGGAACAACCGATTTATTTTAAATGGATCTGCTTTTTACACAGATTTCTCTAACCAACAGCAGTATATATTTGATCTGGACACCTTTTATCCTGGAAACTATAATTATGATAAGAGTAGAATTATTGGTTTTGAATTTGACGCAAAACTTAGATTGTCTAAGTTCTTAGATTTATTAGCTAATTATGGTTTTGTAGATTCTGAAATTACAGAAGGTGGTACTACCGGTGGTGTTGATGGTACCGCAACAGATCTTAATGCCTTTAATGGTAAAAAGACTCCTTTTGTTCCTCAAAACAACTTCAATATAGGTTTAGAATCTAGTTTTGCTTTGACCGAAAAATTAAATTTTGACGGTAGTATTAATCTAAATAGCACAGGAAAAACCTATTGGGATGAAAATAACTCAGATGCATTTACAACAAATGCCTACCAATTACTAGATGCACGTGCTTCTATTTCTTTTGACAACCTGAAATTTACCATCTGGGGAAATAACATATTAGATAAACAATACTATACAGAGTATGTTCCAGGATCATTATTTGGTGGTTTTGATGACTTTGGTTGGAGAGGCAGACCAGCAACATACGGTGCTTCAATTTCAATCAATTTCTAA
- a CDS encoding esterase-like activity of phytase family protein, translated as MKTPMIKLVALSVLFTIGSCDSDEKTATPGPEEKENITISEVQFVNEFILPEATVFENTTVGGLSGIDYANNTWYMISDAPNEPHFYTAAIVLNQKGISAVTITSVNNFKDATGTPLETGITDPEAIRFADGNVLWTSEGNMNNLIDPSVRIAALDGTIRKEITLPERYKATESSAFGPRHNGVFEGLSLSYDGNGYWVSMELPLKQDGEEPTLKDTEAPVRIAYIDKATNTFGKEIAYELDAVARPALLGTTFELNGVVEIVAYDENKFLVLERSFSTGYADGGNTVKLYKVDATNATNVSTLETLKGATYTKATKTLLFDFETVRDQLTENMVDNIEGITFGPILENGNRSLVLVADNNFSAFIPQLNQFILLEILN; from the coding sequence ATGAAAACACCAATGATTAAACTAGTGGCACTCTCAGTACTCTTTACGATAGGTTCTTGTGATTCTGATGAGAAAACGGCAACACCAGGACCGGAAGAAAAAGAAAATATAACTATTTCCGAAGTACAATTTGTCAATGAATTTATACTTCCAGAGGCAACCGTTTTTGAGAATACTACGGTGGGCGGACTATCAGGGATAGATTATGCTAACAATACGTGGTATATGATTAGTGATGCTCCTAATGAGCCACATTTTTATACGGCGGCTATTGTTTTAAACCAAAAAGGGATCTCTGCAGTAACGATTACGTCTGTAAATAATTTTAAAGATGCGACAGGTACCCCTTTAGAAACAGGAATAACAGATCCTGAAGCTATCCGCTTTGCAGATGGAAACGTACTATGGACGAGTGAAGGGAATATGAACAACCTTATTGATCCTTCGGTGCGTATTGCAGCCTTAGATGGTACCATACGAAAAGAAATTACCTTACCAGAACGCTACAAAGCAACGGAATCATCAGCATTTGGACCACGCCATAATGGTGTTTTTGAAGGTCTGAGCCTTAGCTATGATGGAAATGGGTATTGGGTTTCTATGGAACTTCCTTTGAAACAAGACGGGGAAGAACCTACCTTGAAAGATACGGAGGCGCCAGTGCGAATAGCTTATATTGACAAGGCTACCAATACTTTTGGAAAAGAGATTGCCTATGAGTTAGATGCTGTGGCGCGCCCTGCTTTGTTAGGTACTACTTTTGAACTTAATGGAGTGGTAGAAATCGTAGCCTATGATGAAAATAAGTTTTTGGTATTAGAACGTTCTTTTTCTACGGGTTATGCAGATGGTGGGAATACCGTTAAACTTTATAAAGTTGATGCTACAAATGCAACCAATGTGAGTACGCTAGAAACGTTAAAAGGAGCTACCTATACCAAAGCAACGAAAACGCTTTTGTTTGATTTTGAAACCGTGCGTGACCAACTAACCGAAAATATGGTAGATAATATAGAGGGCATAACTTTTGGCCCTATTTTAGAAAATGGGAATCGTTCTTTAGTTCTGGTGGCTGATAATAATTTTAGTGCTTTTATTCCGCAACTAAACCAGTTTATCTTATTGGAAATTCTCAACTAA
- a CDS encoding helix-turn-helix domain-containing protein codes for MLSDKVLYIRDLGNCPPAYLNDPARRDFFEIVWLRNEDALHVPQHDFQTLKGDWIYLIPPYRVHQLNKAGKNGVLISFKQELLEGDLKEFLMDVFRMFNIQGEFSCLQVNEETSKGLVSVLQLLEEDYNKPTVNLVMIKALLKVFLLKLIHLKEQHFTLQDINEKRVYEFMLLLENNYKEERTAKFYAAQLGISAKRLNQILKEKLDKTGVQLIHDRLILEAKRQIIHSENTIKEIAYNLDFKDHSYFSRFFKQHAGQTPQEFQLKVKEHVIAHDNTLYN; via the coding sequence ATGCTTAGTGATAAAGTATTATATATTCGAGATTTAGGAAATTGCCCTCCGGCCTATTTAAATGATCCTGCGCGAAGAGATTTCTTTGAGATTGTATGGCTACGGAATGAAGATGCGCTGCATGTGCCACAGCATGATTTTCAAACCTTAAAGGGCGATTGGATTTATTTGATTCCACCTTACCGGGTGCATCAATTAAACAAAGCAGGAAAAAATGGCGTTTTAATTTCTTTTAAACAAGAATTATTAGAAGGTGATTTGAAGGAATTTCTGATGGATGTTTTTAGAATGTTCAACATACAAGGCGAATTTTCCTGTTTGCAAGTGAATGAGGAGACTTCTAAAGGTTTGGTTTCGGTTTTACAACTTTTAGAAGAAGATTATAACAAACCAACGGTGAACTTGGTGATGATCAAAGCCTTATTAAAAGTATTCTTATTAAAGCTAATACATTTAAAAGAGCAACATTTTACCCTACAAGACATTAATGAAAAACGTGTTTATGAGTTTATGTTGTTATTAGAGAATAATTATAAAGAAGAACGTACTGCTAAATTTTATGCAGCACAATTAGGTATTAGTGCCAAACGCCTCAATCAGATTTTAAAAGAAAAATTAGACAAAACAGGCGTGCAATTAATTCATGATCGGTTAATCTTGGAAGCAAAACGTCAAATCATACACAGTGAAAATACAATTAAAGAAATAGCCTATAATTTAGACTTCAAAGATCATTCGTACTTCAGTCGCTTTTTTAAACAACATGCAGGACAAACACCACAAGAATTTCAACTTAAGGTAAAAGAGCATGTGATCGCGCATGATAATACCTTGTATAACTGA
- the hxlB gene encoding 6-phospho-3-hexuloisomerase, with protein MKSILHVKETQLVESAMNTIMDEHIKLVHLITYEEIAGLIPTLTNAKHIFIMGAGRTGLMMKAAAMRLMHLGYKVHVVGETTAPAIMEGDILIAGSGSGTTSGIVSAAETAKKVGAEVLCFTTNPASELAQLAKHTVTIPAAQKQERDTAVSQQYAGSLFEQSLLLVFDALIQTLWELDGSTASELWKRHANME; from the coding sequence ATGAAAAGCATACTCCATGTTAAAGAGACTCAATTAGTAGAAAGTGCTATGAACACCATTATGGATGAGCATATAAAACTGGTACATCTGATAACGTATGAAGAAATAGCAGGGCTAATTCCTACGCTTACCAATGCCAAACATATTTTTATTATGGGCGCTGGTAGAACGGGACTAATGATGAAAGCCGCTGCGATGCGATTAATGCATTTAGGGTATAAGGTTCATGTGGTCGGTGAGACTACGGCACCGGCAATTATGGAAGGGGATATCTTGATCGCAGGTTCTGGTTCTGGAACTACGAGTGGGATAGTTAGCGCGGCAGAAACGGCAAAAAAAGTAGGGGCTGAAGTACTATGTTTTACAACCAATCCCGCATCTGAATTGGCACAGCTGGCGAAACACACAGTAACCATTCCCGCAGCACAGAAGCAAGAAAGAGATACAGCAGTTTCCCAACAATATGCAGGCAGCCTCTTTGAGCAATCCTTATTATTAGTTTTTGATGCGCTGATACAAACACTCTGGGAATTAGACGGCAGTACTGCTTCCGAATTATGGAAGCGCCATGCCAATATGGAATAA